In the Ptychodera flava strain L36383 unplaced genomic scaffold, AS_Pfla_20210202 Scaffold_29__1_contigs__length_4469600_pilon, whole genome shotgun sequence genome, one interval contains:
- the LOC139127183 gene encoding uncharacterized protein, whose translation MANPSSEALLVSTSWNTASDDLTSQPTTTLIKHIRDETLKSDQVSKLYCTILDVEVSEDQKTDAESVGVTLIPATRFKWSDSEGDPPAPNWLLHHDTYYPGLKELKHIKHVVSFSPKTKNAAAAIHESLFPQAQLHQLSLPAPCGVLFTFDTWDKQACGLTGCHRSTIKNFLTRKAESGEYLKAYSTVVDVDLTTDQIQDAEKCGVTLIKAERQTGVDEMPNISWLRHHYSHFPDLQKLENVKYVVGYAPKTGWAAVDIREKLFPAAKLVLINHVSQEQNCVLVKDEFSDLEGSMVQMASHANILFSIGPHIYDNFQTAYSAEINGKKLSDIPHREILPKPKRHIFKIN comes from the coding sequence ATGGCAAACCCATCTTCTGAAGCACTGCTTGTATCGACATCATGGAATACAGCATCAGATGACCTGACATCACAACCAACTACAACACTGATCAAACATATCCGTGATGAAACACTAAAATCTGATCAAGTGTCTAAACTCTACTGTACTATCCTTGACGTTGAAGTCAGTGAAGATCAGAAGACAGATGCAGAGAGTGTTGGAGTTACTCTGATTCCAGCTACAAGATTTAAATGGTCAGATTCTGAAGGAGACCCACCTGCACCAAACTGGTTACTCCACCATGACACATACTACCCAGGGCTGAAGGAGTTGAAGCATATTAAACATGTAGTCAGCTTTTCTCCCAAGACAAAGAATGCAGCAGCTGCAATCCATGAAAGTCTTTTCCCTCAAGCTCAGCTCCACCAACTCTCTCTACCAGCTCCTTGTGGggtattatttacatttgatactTGGGACAAACAAGCCTGTGGTCTGACTGGATGTCACAGATCTACAATTAAGAATTTCCTGACAAGGAAGGCAGAATCAGGAGAATATCTCAAAGCATATTCCACTGTGGTTGATGTAGATCTCACTACAGATCAGATACAAGATGCTGAGAAGTGTGGTGTTACCTTGATAAaagcagaaagacagacaggtGTTGATGAGATGCCAAACATTAGTTGGTTGAGGCACCATTACAGCCACTTTCCTGACCtacaaaaattagaaaatgtcAAGTATGTGGTTGGTTATGCTCCAAAGACTGGATGGGCTGCTGTAGACATACGGGAAAAACTGTTCCCTGCTGCAAAGCTTGTTTTGATCAACCATGTTAGTCAGGAACAAAACTGTGTCTTGGTGAAGGATGAATTTTCAGATTTGGAAGGGTCGATGGTACAGATGGCAAGTCATGCTAATATACTGTTTTCAATTGGTCCTCATATATATGACAACTTCCAAACTGCATACAGCGCTGAAATCAATGGGAAGAAGCTGTCTGATATCCCTCACAGAGAAATCCTTCCTAAACCAAAAaggcatattttcaaaataaattaa